AGTGGGTCAACTTAGTCCAAATAAGATAGAGTTCATTTTGGCgatatacagaaaaaaatggaaatagcTTTAAAGGTCTGCAGCCTCGCTGCGCTCGCTCCATTTACTGTCGATATTTGTGAGTTGAACAAAGTTCAATGAATAGTTTAATTTGGTTGTCATAAATGAAATTCTGTTTAATCAATATCGTGCAAATAATTCAAGTAGGAAATGGAAACGCACATCCCTAGATTTAATCGATTAACTTATATTAGATGGATTCCGGTACTACTTGGTATTTTCTTCATCCGTGATCGTATCTCTTTGGTGACAGACCAAATATATCCTCGTACATGATCAAAACACGGATGCGCATTGCTTTcataagttatataaatatgcGCCATGATcgattatacattttaaatttcaaactgctttgattttgtttaaatccaAAAGCAGTATCAGTGTTAAAATTTAATAAGTATGCATCGTTTCTTCGTATTTGTTACAGTGTGGATGCAAATTTTAACACCTGAAGGTGAGTTTATTATAGTATCGTTATTTTACCAATAGTATGGCCAAGCTGCATGAATCGTCCTTTGATTAGATATATATTCTTTGCAATAATACtgctttaaaggcctagtttaaggaatgtttggcatgataatcccctgctgagCATCTCCTCGTTCATGCAGTGGTGACACAGTAGAGgccatttcctgtgtatttgtttattatctcagggccatttagggttgaCACTTTTAGAGTAGATAATCTCATTGTAtcaataatacatataaacaatatgcttagctaatgtatttattaattaaactgatatataaataaataataaccaaATAAGAGtaataagtttttaaaaagttctataacatataaatttaaatcCATTTCCAATGCATAGTCACCATTGTTATATCCAAATTGCTAAGCATCCTGGTGAAATCACATAAATGGGCTATTATGTATAACAAAATACTTATTCTTATTCAAAGACattaaataattacattattatcatttgagaacaacaacaacaactaaaggATAAGATGTATTGTCcgattttataataaaacctctaTTACTtcacagaagttgtgtactatacacgaATTTGAAGTGGGGGGGAGGGTCACTTacagaaggcttaaactaggccgaGAAATGATATCACAGATGTACTGAATTTCTTTCTCATTTATTATGTCAtgtaaaatataagtttattatatacatcaatgcatattacaGTACATCGTATGCGATCCTATTATAACCAATTGTATGTCATCTTATAATATTTAAGTATATCAGCGAAAAAAGACATTTGTATTACAAGCCCATGTGTTAGACGGTGCTTTGTGCAATACTATGTTTGAATTGCAGTAGAGACGGCTTCGTGTGGTGCAGCGATCCAGTCTCACTACGGTGAAATAACTAGTCCAAACTACCCTTCCAACTACCCTAACAACACAAACTGTGTCTGGAACATCACAGGGCCTCCTGGGTCCAGGCTTATGCTGCAATTTGTTGACTTTCAAGTGCTTCAATCCACGAATTGTGTAACTGATTTTGTTCAGGTAAATTATTTTGTGATGCAAATTCTTCAATTTAGTCATACGGATGAGATAAAAAGTTTGAAGTGTTTCACATACGTGAGAACAAAGGTTTTTTGTCCAAATATTCTACATTACTGTTCAATacgtttttaattaaatttggtgaaatatatcattaaaccatacaataaaagaaataaggagtggcgcgttgttgcgcaacatacaggggggggggggtaagacggggttttccagcactgtcACATGACCGGTAACACACGTTCGGTATGCAAGAAATTATGTCCGACGAACCCTTTATTGTCTACTAACCCACATATTAAATTTCATGAACGTAGCTTTAATTGAGTTGATTTATTCCAAAAGCCAAGTGTTATGATTTCACTATTTTCGTAACAAAATCTTTCAAAAGTATTGCATTTGTGACGCTGGATCGATGAATTACTGACTGGTAGGGAAAACGTTTAATATGTGGGAACTCATTCACATTTGAAAGATAAAATGCTTGATAAGATATTTATTATAGACATAGCACATGTTCATACTTGACTCAAAATACCGCACGCTTTGAAACAAATTGAATATTCCTAATATTTTCGTATTACCAGCATTAACAAACATGATTTTCTCATTATTGTTTTGTGtctatacaaaaataatgaaggGCATATTGAAACATACATCATGTTGTTTTGACCGACTCATGAGGCGCTATTCGAATGAAAGTTTTCCGATGGCCAAAGTACGTCAACACTATGACTTTAAGGGAATATAGGTTTAAATGATACACTGTTTCTTACTTCAGATGTATTTCGATGGCAACTCCACAATCAAGTTATGTGGTGGATTTAATCGCTGGAAGAAATGGCTTACGAACGAAAACCGTTTcgacatatttttcaaatctggATTCGGAAACATTACTGAAAAACGAGGATTTCGCTTATTATGGAAAGGTAATACATATTATCATTAGTCAGACATCAGCTACCCGtcaatttgtgtttttgttcattCATCACGACGTTAAATATGGGTGTAATTAATCACATTTGATGTTTAAGTAACATATAAAAATAGTcgaattaaatatgtatacagATGATACAAATGGAGCCTTTTAATAACCACCAGTGTTTACTAACTTATGCATTTAGGTTGTTTTAAAACCCCAAACAATAAATATTGctgcataaaatatttatacaggTGTAGGGACGACATTTCTTACATCACGCACTACCTCATGGTCGCAGGCACAGGGGATGTGTTCTAAGGAAGGTGGCACAATGTTGACTGATGACACATACATAGGATTATCAAAGGAAGACCTTGCATCTCAAATGGACTTAGCGAACGTAACAAAGGCTTGGATAGGGCGATACTACACTCCACCTGGTTAAAAGGTACTTTTACTGAAGTATAATCTGTTGAACACAAGTACCTCAATATCAAACACAAAcgtgatataaaaataaaaattcaattattttagcTATATCAGTACATCATGATGCCAAACAGTTAAGAAATGTGTTTACTTATTTAGTTATTACTTAACTTATTTGTTTTGgactatttcaaaacatatttcttctCAGAGTAGATTTTAAATGACAGTTTAAAATGTacctttatatataaaacaatacttatATTAACAAGCTACAGtgcaacaaaataataataattgattccttaagtgtttttaaaaatactcCAGTTTTAATAAATAGTAATTCCAATAAGTGCAACGAATGTGTATAATTATAGGGTGCTTTACTTATACGGACGACATGTTACCCGAAAGAGCAGTCCATTTTAAATCCAATCAACAATCGACATGTATAGAATACTGCCATGATTCTAACTACTATGGATTGAAGGTTTGTCTCATATTCAGTTTCCTTTGTACCGTAGAATCTACTCTCATTCACCAgtggtttgataatgataaatttgtGGTACGattagcatcatcactctggtttACGAGAATACGTAGCATCGTGCCACTAAAGGGGGTTCGAGTAAATGTGTTTAATACTTGACTTATCCCTgttattgtatttcaaataagaTTCAGATCTACGAGAGCATACGTTAAAACTTGTATTAATACACCGTTGAGCTATCATATCTACTTGCTTAGTATTGTATACCTACTGTAAGTGATAGTTTTATGAACTGATGTCTGACATGCCAAAACAAAGTTACGTTGATACTTTCTGTTCAATAATAATACTAGAAATTAAGAAGCGATCGTTATTTAACTATACCGAactttttgtttgaaacatattcaaattaatatgatttataaatgaaaagaaatccAAAATAAATCCACTTTAATTGACGGCTAAACTATTTAAACAAGGCTGATTAACAATGCGTTTCTTGTTTCTGTACGTAGGGATACACATGCTATTGTTTCCAAACGATAGAAGGACAGTTTGTAAGTACGGCGGACTATTGCAAAAATCCTTGTCCGGGAAATGAAGAGGAAAGATGTGGTGGAAATACCGCAATGACAGTGTACATGAACGGTGATTTACTTCTATATTatgggtttttaaaaaaacaaaacaacaagttttacgtagttttttaattattttcccACGTGTTTTCGCAATTAACCCAATTAAgttcattaaatgtatttgaatgtttcgtttagatttatgtttcaACAACTCCTCACTTTGGAATGGAACCATTTCAACTTCTCGATCGGGAGAAACGTGTCGTTCGTGTAATTCATCGTCACACAGATGTGCCAATGAGAGTGTGGATAATACAGATAGTTTTTGTAGAGACCCACGTAACAAAGGGAATACCTGGTGTTATACTCGTAATGGACCTGAGGATTGCGATATACCGAAATGTTTGGGTAAACctttgaaaatgtttacaaaaataatatgtcattgccAGTTTACAGCCATTTTAAATGCACCTGCAATTATGGTATATAACAAAATCCAGACACACGAGCAAGATGAGCTAACAAGACAAGGTATTCTCTCACGTTCAGCGTCTTGGGGGTCATGCAATTGTGTCTCAACAAGGTTTTGCCTGGGCTTGTcgctgtagttttcattgtattaaactATATGTATCTAGTTTTATGCATGAACATAACTCCAACGATTTCTTTGATTGTTGCTTGGTAAAATAATGATGAAGTCGATAACCTACACGGTCTCGACCAACATTTGATTGCTgtcttattatatattattataataatttgactCAGTTATTCTTTCAGTTAAAATTGTCATGATTTAACAAAACACAAAGAGGAGGAATACAGCTCAAAGTCAATTCAGTCAATATTTTtactcatttattaaatatgttattcatCTGTCAATTTTACTATCCGAATACGGATTGACTCAATGTCAGCATTGGGGTAAATGCAAAAGTAAGgggtttatgattaaacttttggctactgagcttgtttctgtagtttttcatataaatatggaaAATCACATCTTGTTAATctgtattttcttaaaattttagTCGACGTTCATAGAGAATGAATTATATCATCTAAATTATTGAACAAACGTTCTGATGTTCGCAGACTGTTTCTTTTGATACGCATACACATATTTACATTATGGAAAACAATGTCGACAACGCGCCGGCcaaaatcaaatacatgtagtttaattGTGTTGCTAGAGCctcaccaaattaataacttgttcatcggatttcccgcacctatttcttcaaaaagacaaacatataattttatttttatcacttGCACCCGAACCATTTAAAACACcgagttatttgtttttttacgaGCGCGCATTTGTTTAGTGGAATGTAGCATTTTCCCTTAAACATTTCAGCGCCGCTGGCTACTTGCAGTCGACTTTTATTGCTCTCTAACCTAAACAGCGTTTTTCGGTCGgaaaaaatcaatcatttagCGGCTCTGATCAGAGTCAATGACGTCACAACGTATCGCATTTCACtccctgattcttgaaaatacgcgaacaaatgacaattatactgccatttaaagtttgattaaatattggacgattatgtttgtttcaatttgatttccgctaaaagtaaacgtatatatactgaGTAAAAAGTGCTGGATTTCACCGTGAATGACAGTTAAGTTGAAGTGAtgatccaaagtttgaatttgattCGGACATGTCTGTCGGGAATTCGGATGACAGTTacagtgaaaaaaaacattttccaatCAGTCATCTGCACCTGCTACACCTGTCTAGGTAGAAACTTCCGGTGTGTATTTTAAACTCCGCTATTGTTTTGCTGCTAATATAGCAAATTGGATGTATTTTTTGTAGTATGTTTTccttcaaaatatacatttaatgactTATGCatgtttggattttttttatttttacggtaatagaaaaataaattatagcTCAGAAATGAGCACCACTGGAATTCCTGCATCTTCCAttttttcttgtgttatcatcacACTGTTTCAGTAATGAATAATACATATACTACACTGAAcacttataataaataatattgctaataaaaaatacatattcctCAGACGCAGCGTACcatgaaattcctgtccctTTGAGGCATCGAGGTCGTGCTCGTGGTGGAGGCATTGGTCGCCGACGAGCCGATGGTCGTGGACGGTACGATGACAGTAAACCTGACCGACATTCCTATGTGCTTCATGCCATGCCATGAGTTTACtattcacacaaaaacatcaaacaagccgaAGCTAGAATTGTGTATAATTTGCCATTTTTagtcaaaaaagaaaaacaaatgtgtcggactgtgtgattggaaaaaaagaatgaaTCAACTTGTGttgtgaataaatgtttgtagattttttggatgttcatgtgtatatttaaactttatatggaaatcattcaaatgtaaaatatttatgccGATTGGTTATTCCCtatgaaagaaatattgcatgtttttatttataataaaagtgtttgttatatatatatggttatgTATTCTATTACTTGTccaaatttgaacaagatatctaaaTGAGCTATgcgttaaattctgagaaagcctgAAATAAATCTGGCACTGGCgggaattttctgtgacatatttggcGCCGAAAAGGTTAACAGTGCGGTGTAGGTTTTTTGTAACTTCTCTACCGTAACTAAAATGGCTACCAACGACAATCGtgtagtatttttaaccaagttttccaAAGTCAAAGTGGAAAACCTAGGTTATTACATTTGGGTACGTCGTTGACCGggcaggtggctgtgaccattggcgCTCTTGTGGTCAGGCTTTTACTTAGCCATTCATAGggcattttgaaataacttttcaaacatgtttaacaacTAGAAGACTGTGGTTCTGAgttctttcttttattaaatagtttaaagcaATACCTTTGCTTGATCTCAAACTAAGTGTAAATCACTCTTTCACTGAATGTTATCCTTGTACTATTTACAATATCGTTTTTTAgttaaaaagtgaataaaatgtgagcaaatttgagttaaatgactatacatatttgttcgctcttcgctcgctcctcttttttgctaaatgcaaaataaatattttgttattatttcgctcgctcgccccattattttttggaaaaaatccaatgaacaagttatcaatttggttagGCCTAAATAGAGTTAAAACTTATAAGTTACCTTTACGGTGACATTTGAACTGCAATTAAACAATTAAGTACACATTTTGTTCATGATATGGTCAGAAACTGTTTGATTATTCAGTTTTAACGAGAAGTGTGTAACATCatttgtcttttcaaattatgatacaactttaatgtaataaaatgaaaatgtctgAACCCCTTAATATTGTTATGAAAACAAACTATAAAATGTTGTccttgtattttattttatcggAAGTATATATTCGCCAGTTATATTTAAATCGGTAAAACGATTTCACAACAACATAAACCATCTTTTTTCAGGTAAAACTGATTATAACGGGGCCTATGAATGTATGGCTTTTAGAGAAATAACTGGATCTAGAATTCAAGCTCGACAGGAAAATTGCTCAAAAAAACTAAAAGCAGCGTGTCAATATCAATGTACCATCATTTCTGTACAGAATATTTCACAAGTGTGATTAATAATAGTACAATACATAATTTACATCTTCTCATTGGTACTCATGCGTTCTCATATTTGTATTGCGTGCGCATTAAAGAACAACATTAAAATTTTGAGGTCTTTTTAAAAGTACCATACACAAAGACGACATTGAATTAAACGTCagtgttgtaaataaaaaatgatcttggcaaacaaaaatatctttaatgccCCAATAATGGTTCGTCAAACTGGTTGTTCTTTCGTTCTTAAAAGGTTTCTCTGCACGCCACAACGATATAAAACACCGAATGAACACGTTTCCTTCTGCAGCTCGCGCCACAACCCTATTTTTTCTGTTATCAACCTTGGCATAAAGTATACGAAGATTTGTGAATGACATGACACGTTTTGTCATATTTTCGTTATGTCGAGGGAGACAAACTGaaacaataaaagaaagacAAAATTTACGTCATGGATGATTGGGAGTTTCAATTAGATGTGATGTTTTAATTtcgaaatatataaaatcattttaaacatgaatatcGTAATCATTCCGTTAACTTCCTTaatcataaaaattaatttgttcaaACAGCGGGGTTAATCGCAACAGCGCCAATGACATGGACTGGAGGTAGAGATAAGTGCAGAGATTCTACTTCAAGCGATGGTGAAATAACGTATAGTATGGCAGACACCAGACACGTTTTACTTGATTCTGGACAGGACTTCTGGGTAGGATATCGGCGTACAGTGAGGACTGTGAGCGGTATGCTTCTTTTCAATTTGCAGTAATAACTTTGTAACTATGCTTATTTTGAAGTCAGTTTTATATCATCTCATGTGCTGATTCTTCAAACCATTTTCGAACCTTACAAATTTacaatacttatatataaaatattcataaatgtatGTTCTTAGGCGAATCGTTTAAGTGTATTACTGCATATCAGTCGTATGAatacatcataattatcatatgcaataatttatttaataccacAAGATCGGATATCGTATGCAATATCCTTTACCTAGATCTGTCTGGTTCTTTCACCGACTGTTTTCGTGTTGCAAGAATCGAAAACGGCATTTCACTAACTGTGGACAAGTGTACAGAAGGAATTCGTGCGATTTGCCAGACatgttagtattttttttatctataatatataattttgtttcttaTGTTCCTTTTGCTTTAATCTTTCTGTTTATACTTTCAATGACTTTCAATTAGGCCCTCCCAAAACGTATTTCGTTTAACGTCAACTCTGAAAACCTCGAgtaattatgaaaaattaaatacgTGTTATCATTTCAGTGATATTAGAAtcaatcatttcatattttgatttttattataacgttcattgtataatgtattttaaaacttttttttaaatatatttttcaagaaagACGTCGTTCTTTTGAAAAGAATatgattatttaattcaaaatgtttaatttcttgaaccttaaattttatataaaatcatgaCTAGTTTGTAACTGTTTGTAATGACTATgcattattgtttataacaCAGCAAAAATACCCCCATTGCCCTggatatttcaaaacatacacgtacacttCAATCAAAAGCAATGAACTGTTTTGAGTTCGTTTATAGGACGTGGGGAAACACGAAACCATATCATGCAAATATCTACTGTGGCATAGACGTGACATAAAATTCTCGTTAAACGGCTTGCAAAGTAACTCGTTTTAACAAGAGACTGAGTCGTTTTGACGAGATACGTGTACAACTTACTATTTACGTTTTAATGAAA
This genomic stretch from Mya arenaria isolate MELC-2E11 chromosome 10, ASM2691426v1 harbors:
- the LOC128204925 gene encoding protein SpAN-like: MEIALKVCSLAALAPFTVDILETASCGAAIQSHYGEITSPNYPSNYPNNTNCVWNITGPPGSRLMLQFVDFQVLQSTNCVTDFVQMYFDGNSTIKLCGGFNRWKKWLTNENRFDIFFKSGFGNITEKRGFRLLWKGVGTTFLTSRTTSWSQAQGMCSKEGGTMLTDDTYIGLSKEDLASQMDLANVTKAWIGRYYTPPG